In one window of Pirellulales bacterium DNA:
- a CDS encoding DinB family protein: MNAQAAFRHALADADMITTSYLNDLNDADLLVRAVPGINHIAWQLGHLIASENGMVGETCPGSMPDLPQGFKENYTNDTAGSDDPHAFLSKDEYLRLYRQQREATLKALEGLSDADFDRPAPERYRNFIETVGGVFSMQATHWLMHAGQWAVLRRKLGRKPLF, encoded by the coding sequence ATGAACGCCCAAGCCGCTTTCCGCCATGCTCTCGCCGACGCGGATATGATCACGACATCGTATCTGAACGATCTCAACGACGCCGACCTACTCGTGCGGGCCGTGCCGGGCATCAACCACATTGCCTGGCAGCTTGGCCACCTGATTGCGTCCGAAAACGGTATGGTCGGCGAGACCTGCCCCGGTTCGATGCCCGACTTGCCGCAGGGCTTCAAAGAGAACTATACCAACGACACGGCCGGCAGCGACGATCCGCACGCGTTCTTGAGCAAGGACGAATACCTGCGGCTCTATCGCCAGCAGCGCGAGGCGACGCTCAAGGCGCTGGAGGGTTTGAGCGACGCCGACTTCGATCGGCCGGCGCCCGAGCGTTACCGGAATTTTATCGAGACGGTGGGCGGTGTCTTTAGCATGCAGGCCACGCATTGGCTGATGCACGCCGGGCAATGGGCCGTGCTCCGCCGCAAGCTCGGCCGCAAACCGCTGTTTTAA